The stretch of DNA GGCAATAATTTTACTTCTACAATTAATTTATAGTCTGTTGGCACAATTTCAATTAAATCTTGTGCTGGTTTAACAGCACCACCAATAGTATTTATATGTAATTTTTGAACAATACCATTAGATGGTGATTTAACAATTGTTCTAAAAACTTGATCTGTAGAAGCAACTGAATTTGCTTCTAAATCTCTTAATGATGTAATTGTTTCATTAAGTTTTTGTCTAGTTTCTGAATCATTCATTTGATATGTTTCATCTATTTTTTTATTTAATTCTAAGATTTCTGATTTTGTTTTAGAAATAGATAAAATAGCACTTTGTAATTTTTGTTTAGCATCACTTTCTTCTCTTTGAAGTTTTAAGAAATCAACTTGAGAACGTATTCCTCTTTTAACCATAGGTCTTGTCATATCAACTTCTTGTTTAATTGCATTAACTGAGAATCTCATATGAGTGATTGTTTGTCTTGCATCTTTTAATTCATTGTTTTTTTGTTTAATTTGTTCTTTTAATATCAAAACTTTTGATTTAAGTTCATTTTGATCTATTTGATACAATTCATTTTCATTATCTAAAAAAGCATTTAATTGTTGATTATCAGTTTTTTTATAAACAAAAGGTTCTCTTTTTAATTCTGCTGTAAGTCTTTGTATTTGTGCTTGTAAATAAAAAGATTTTAATTTATTAGAAGCATCTGTTGATGATGATTTTTCATTACTTATTTTAATTAGAATTTGATTTTTTTTTACGAAATCACCCTCTTTTACTAAAATTTCAGAGACTATCCCGCCCTCTAGGTTTTGAAGGATTTGATTTTGTCCATTAGGAACTATTTTTCCATTTCCTCTTGCAATCTCATCTATTTGTGCATATGAAGCCCAAACTATAAAAAGAGTTATTGTTATAAAAAAAGCAATCAATACCCAATGTAATTTTCTATTTCTATGATAAAGCACAGAAGCACTAACACTACTCATAAATTCATAATCATCTTTACTCAATGACTTTTTAGGTCTTTTAGGAGTTTTTTGAAAAAATGCAGAATTAATTTCTTTTATATCAGCCATTATTTTCTCCTAATTTTTTTATAACATCTTTCTTTTCACCATCTAAAACTTTCTCTCCATTATGCATAACGATAACTCTTGAAACTAAGTCAAGCATATTCATTTTTTGAGTAACTAGTAATAAGGTTTTATCATTCATATCTTTTCTTAAATTATTTAAAACATGACTTTCACTAGTTTGATCCATTGCATTTGTGGGTTCATCAAACAAATACATATTAGAATTATTTATCAAGGCTCTAGCTATTCCAACACTTTGTCTTTGACCACCTGAAAGTCCTGCACCTCTTTCACCAATAGGCATATCATAACCCATAGGATGTAATTTTACAAATTCATCAGTACCACTAATTTTTGAACATTTAAGCATCCATTCATCATCAACAAATTTATAAGATCCCAATATATTATTTTTTATACTATTCCTAAATAAATGAATATCTTGTGGTACATAACTTACTTTTTTTCTTAAATCTGCAGGATCAATTTGTGAAATATCTATTCCATCAATTAATACAGAACCACTTTCAGGTTCA from Poseidonibacter antarcticus encodes:
- a CDS encoding HlyD family type I secretion periplasmic adaptor subunit; translation: MADIKEINSAFFQKTPKRPKKSLSKDDYEFMSSVSASVLYHRNRKLHWVLIAFFITITLFIVWASYAQIDEIARGNGKIVPNGQNQILQNLEGGIVSEILVKEGDFVKKNQILIKISNEKSSSTDASNKLKSFYLQAQIQRLTAELKREPFVYKKTDNQQLNAFLDNENELYQIDQNELKSKVLILKEQIKQKNNELKDARQTITHMRFSVNAIKQEVDMTRPMVKRGIRSQVDFLKLQREESDAKQKLQSAILSISKTKSEILELNKKIDETYQMNDSETRQKLNETITSLRDLEANSVASTDQVFRTIVKSPSNGIVQKLHINTIGGAVKPAQDLIEIVPTDYKLIVEVKLLPKDIAFIYHGQKAIVKFSAYDFSIYGGLEGKVINISPDTITEKDDKTYYLVRIETDRNYIGDEDKQLKIIPGMVANVDIVTGKKTILDYILKPILKTKQYTFTER